Proteins co-encoded in one Medicago truncatula cultivar Jemalong A17 chromosome 8, MtrunA17r5.0-ANR, whole genome shotgun sequence genomic window:
- the LOC11443950 gene encoding putative acyl-activating enzyme 19 isoform X4, whose product MPPSVEYIIAVLSVLRCGEAFLPLDPFWPNERILSVASSSNVDLIIGSQSSFSKSNLDRLDESHWLVKLISCPILRYSIEENLQECSSSTDFACHCSNEKKRSFCYLMYTSGSSGKPKGVCGTEQGLSNRFLWMQGMYPLTGQELLLFKSSISFIDHLQEFLSSILTACVLIIPPFSELKENVYSIIDFLQAYSVNRLTAVPSLIRTILPVLQTHTDLRIESSLKLLVLSGETFPYTLWETLSTILPKTSILNLYGSTEVSGDCTYFDCKRIPLVLKEEMLTSVPIGLPITNCNVVLIGENGAPNEGELYVGGSCIFRGYYDESDIMSEGFVKLPQNYGCENSVDVFQSELYFRTGDLVKQLPSGDFIFLGRKDRIVKVHGQRISLEEVENLLREHPNINDAAVVCRNLQAELVFIEAFIILKDKQQLGELLVPAIRSWMINKLPSVWLPNRFIFTESFPISSSGKVNYELLVSSALLTKSVKDKVGNISCSNLLQLIKKIFHDALLVEKLCNDDDFFIMGGNSLSAAHVAHNLGIDLRFLYYYPSPFKLCMALLHKRGSCSLHNRLDNCLQLDTDIQNNDFSSNLTESSFPLESRMIPKDKVDVLFPFKRLKRGSTDVVTSGGDEPFPWHSLAIFSSSSFSRCNKVLYKGQTSVMDTHQTTWSSNVPRGSRGHMKSFWKVYMESCVDASPMVVSKGSDLYLFIGSHSHKFLCINVRSGSMQWEIKLEGRIECTAAIVSDFSQVVVGCYMGKIYFLDFWNGHICWIFQTSGEVKSQPIVDTCRQLIWCGSYDHTLYALDYKNHCCVYKLSCGGSIYGSPAIDEVRGLLYVASTGGRITAVSISGSPFSILWLLELEVPVFGSLAVTKNGTVICCLVDGHVLALDPNGSIVWKKTTGGPIFAGPCIPSVNPHEVLVCCRNGSVYSFKLEKGDLIWEYNVGDPITASAYVDEHLQLEADASHTSDRLICACSSSGGIHILRVNTNFSENTNHLKSEVEEFARLKLPGDIFSSPLMIGGRIFVGCRDDYLYCVALEIPKQHESQNLV is encoded by the exons ATGCCTCCTTCTGTTGAATATATTATTGCCGTTCTCTCAGTATTGAGGTGTGGGGAAGCCTTCTTGCCTTTGGATCCGTTTTGGCCAAACGAAAGGATACTGTCAGTTGCTTCTTCTTCAAATGTTGATCTCATTATAGGGTCCCAATCTTCATTTAGTAAAAGTAACTTGGACCGGCTTGATGAATCGCATTGGCTGGTAAAGTTAATTAGTTGTCCTATTTTGAGATACTCCATTGAAGAAAATCTTCAAGAATGTAGTTCTTCAACAGATTTCGCATGTCATTGTTccaatgaaaagaaaagatcTTTTTGTTATCTGATGTATACTTCTGGTTCATCTGGAAAGCCTAAAGGAGTGTGTGGCACCGAACAAG GTCTTTCAAACCGCTTTTTATGGATGCAAGGAATGTATCCTTTGACGGGGCAGGAGCTATTGTTGTTTAAGTCGTCAATTAGCTTCATCGACCACCTCCAAGAATTTCTCAGCTCTATTTTGACTGCTTGTGTATTAATTATTCCTCCTTTCAGCGAGCTCAAAGAAAATGTTTATTCTATAATAGATTTTCTACAG GCTTATTCTGTTAATAGGCTTACGGCTGTTCCATCACTAATACGGACAATTCTTCCTGTATTGCAAACTCACACCGACTTGCGTATCGAAAGTTCACTGAAATTGCTTGTGCTAAGTGGTGAAACTTTTCCTTACACCTTGTGGGAGACGCTTTCAACTATATTACCAAAGACATCAATCTTGAACTTATATGGAAGTACCGAG GTCTCCGGCGATTGTACATATTTTGATTGCAAGAGGATACCATTGGTTTTGAAGgaagaaatgctaacaagtgttccAATAGGTTTACCAATTACTAACTGCAATGTAGTGCTTATTGGTGAAAACGGTGCACCAAATGAGGGTGAGCTATATGTTGGTGGTTCTTGCATATTTAGGGGTTACTACGATGAATCTGATATAATGTCTGAAGGATTTGTAAAATTGCCTCAAAATTATGGTTGTGAAAATTCTGTTGATGTTTTCCAAAGCGAATTATACTTTAGAACTGGTGATTTAGTCAAACAGTTGCCAAGTGGTGATTTTATATTCTTGGGAAGAAAAGACCGTATTGTAAAAGTCCATGGGCAACGTATTTCCCTGGAAGAAGTTGAAAATTTGTTAAGGGAACATCCAAATATAAATGATGCTGCTGTAGTTTGTCGAAATCTTCAAGCAGAGCTTGTGTTTATTGAAGCCTTTATAATATTGAAGGACAAACAACAACTGGGTGAGTTATTGGTACCTGCAATCAGAAGTTGGATGATTAACAAACTTCCATCAGTTTGGCTCCCCAACCGTTTCATCTTTACAGAATCATTTCCCATCTCTTCTAGTGGCAAGGTTAATTATGAGTTGTTGGTTAGCTCAGCATTATTGACCAAGAGTGTCAAGGATAAAGTTGGTAATATTAGCTGCAGCAATCTTCTGCAACTTATTAAAAAG ATATTTCACGATGCTTTGCTGGTTGAAAAGTTATGCAATGACGATGATTTCTTTATTATGGGTGGCAACTCTCTATCTGCTGCACATGTTGCTCACAATTTGGGGATTGACTTGAGATTTCTTTACTACTATCCATCTCCTTTTAAGCTTTGTATGGCTCTTCTCCATAAAAGAGGATCATGCTCTTTGCATAATAGGTTGGATAATTGTTTGCAATTAGACACCGACATACAAAATAACGATTTTTCTTCCAATCTTACTGAAAGTTCATTTCCTCTTGAGTCAAGGATGATTCCCAAAGATAAAGTTGATGTTTTGTTCCCTTTTAAGCGATTAAAAAGGGGTTCTACAGATGTTGTTACATCAGGGGGAGATGAACCGTTTCCTTGGCATTCCCTTGCAATATTCTCATCATCTTCATTTAGCCGCTGCAACAAGGTGTTGTATAAAGGGCAAACTTCTGTAATGGATACACACCAAACAACTTGGTCATCCAATGTTCCAAGAGGAAGCAGAGGTCACATGAAGAGCTTTTGGAAAGTTTACATGGAATCTTGTGTTGATGCTTCACCCATGGTTGTCTCAAAAGGATCAGATTTGTATTTATTCATTGGATCTCACTCACACAAATTTCTCTGCATAAATGTTAGAAG TGGTTCTATGCAGTGGGAGATCAAACTAGAAGGTCGGATTGAATGTACAGCAGCGATTGTTTCTGATTTTTCCCAG GTAGTTGTTGGATGTTACATGGGGAAAATctattttcttgatttttggAATGGACACATCTGTTGGATTTTTCAAACATCTGGTGAG GTTAAATCACAGCCAATTGTAGACACATGCAGACAATTGATCTG GTGTGGCTCGTATGATCATACCTTATACGCTCTCGATTACAAAAATCATTGTTGTGTCTATAAGCTGTCATGTGGAGGCAGTATATACGGATCACCTGCAATTGATGAG GTTCGTGGCTTGCTTTATGTGGCCTCTACTGGTGGTCGTATAACAGCGGTATCAATATCA GGTTCGCCATTTAGTATACTGTGGCTACTTGAATTAGAAGTTCCCGTGTTTGGTTCTCTGGCTGTCACCAAAAATGGAACTG TAATATGTTGCTTGGTAGATGGCCATGTTCTTGCATTGGATCCCAACGGATCTATAGTTTGGAAG AAAACAACTGGTGGTCCAATATTTGCTGGCCCGTGCATACCTTCTGTTAATCCTCACGAG GTGCTTGTATGTTGCAGAAATGGAAGTGTGTACTCATTCAAACTG GAAAAGGGAGATCTAATATGGGAATACAACGTTGGAGATCCAATTACTGCATCTGCTTATGTTGACGAGCACTTGCAGCTGGAGGCTGATGCCTCCCACACTTCAGACAG GTTAATTTGTGCTTGTTCTAGTTCTGGAGGCATACACATTCTTCGAGTGAACACAAATTTCTCCGAAAATACAAATCATCTAAAAAGCGAggtggaagagtttgcaagactTAAGTTGCCGGGGGATATATTCTCTTCACCTTTAATGATAGGTGGCCGGATTTTTGTTGGCTGTAGAGATGACTACTTGTACTGTGTTGCTCTAGAAATTCCAAAGCAACATGAAAGTCAAAACCTTGTCTAG
- the LOC11443950 gene encoding putative acyl-activating enzyme 19 isoform X3 yields MTSETPYCCISHEFFQTATANPNKIAVIHASGVANLSRQNSTSPNFNQDFTTLLQQRVDSTSPPFYHGDRSFTYSQLLDSIRSLSSRLSSILHGAHDPHLITAKSQGNDGVHREEGTVQKSESLKNVKPRAESNVNSIEEYKPKIVGIYMPPSVEYIIAVLSVLRCGEAFLPLDPFWPNERILSVASSSNVDLIIGSQSSFSKSNLDRLDESHWLVKLISCPILRYSIEENLQECSSSTDFACHCSNEKKRSFCYLMYTSGSSGKPKGVCGTEQGLSNRFLWMQGMYPLTGQELLLFKSSISFIDHLQEFLSSILTACVLIIPPFSELKENVYSIIDFLQAYSVNRLTAVPSLIRTILPVLQTHTDLRIESSLKLLVLSGETFPYTLWETLSTILPKTSILNLYGSTEVSGDCTYFDCKRIPLVLKEEMLTSVPIGLPITNCNVVLIGENGAPNEGELYVGGSCIFRGYYDESDIMSEGFVKLPQNYGCENSVDVFQSELYFRTGDLVKQLPSGDFIFLGRKDRIVKVHGQRISLEEVENLLREHPNINDAAVVCRNLQAELVFIEAFIILKDKQQLGELLVPAIRSWMINKLPSVWLPNRFIFTESFPISSSGKVNYELLVSSALLTKSVKDKVGNISCSNLLQLIKKIFHDALLVEKLCNDDDFFIMGGNSLSAAHVAHNLGIDLRFLYYYPSPFKLCMALLHKRGSCSLHNRLDNCLQLDTDIQNNDFSSNLTESSFPLESRMIPKDKVDVLFPFKRLKRGSTDVVTSGGDEPFPWHSLAIFSSSSFSRCNKVLYKGQTSVMDTHQTTWSSNVPRGSRGHMKSFWKVYMESCVDASPMVVSKGSDLYLFIGSHSHKFLCINVRSGSMQWEIKLEGRIECTAAIVSDFSQVVVGCYMGKIYFLDFWNGHICWIFQTSGEVKSQPIVDTCRQLIWCGSYDHTLYALDYKNHCCVYKLSCGGSIYGSPAIDEVRGLLYVASTGGRITAVSISGSPFSILWLLELEVPVFGSLAVTKNGTVICCLVDGHVLALDPNGSIVWKKTTGGPIFAGPCIPSVNPHEKWKCVLIQTGKGRSNMGIQRWRSNYCICLC; encoded by the exons ATGACCTCAGAAACACCGTATTGCTGCATTTCACACGAATTCTTCCAAACAGCCACCGCAAACCCAAACAAAATCGCCGTAATCCACGCTTCCGGCGTCGCCAACCTTTCCCGCCAAAATTCCACCTCCCCAAACTTCAACCAAGACTTCACCACGCTCTTACAACAGCGCGTCGATTCCACCTCCCCGCCGTTCTACCACGGTGACCGTTCTTTCACTTACTCTCAACTCTTAGACTCCATTCGTTCTCTTAGTTCTCGTCTAAGCTCTATTCTTCATGGTGCTCATGACCCGCACCTGATTACAGCCAAATCTCAAG GTAATGATGGTGTCCACCGTGAAGAGGGAACTGTTCAGAAATCCGAGTCCTTGAAAAATGTCAAGCCTAGGGCAGAATCAAATGTTAACTCCATTGAAGAGTATAAGCCAAAGATAGTGGGAATTTATATGCCTCCTTCTGTTGAATATATTATTGCCGTTCTCTCAGTATTGAGGTGTGGGGAAGCCTTCTTGCCTTTGGATCCGTTTTGGCCAAACGAAAGGATACTGTCAGTTGCTTCTTCTTCAAATGTTGATCTCATTATAGGGTCCCAATCTTCATTTAGTAAAAGTAACTTGGACCGGCTTGATGAATCGCATTGGCTGGTAAAGTTAATTAGTTGTCCTATTTTGAGATACTCCATTGAAGAAAATCTTCAAGAATGTAGTTCTTCAACAGATTTCGCATGTCATTGTTccaatgaaaagaaaagatcTTTTTGTTATCTGATGTATACTTCTGGTTCATCTGGAAAGCCTAAAGGAGTGTGTGGCACCGAACAAG GTCTTTCAAACCGCTTTTTATGGATGCAAGGAATGTATCCTTTGACGGGGCAGGAGCTATTGTTGTTTAAGTCGTCAATTAGCTTCATCGACCACCTCCAAGAATTTCTCAGCTCTATTTTGACTGCTTGTGTATTAATTATTCCTCCTTTCAGCGAGCTCAAAGAAAATGTTTATTCTATAATAGATTTTCTACAG GCTTATTCTGTTAATAGGCTTACGGCTGTTCCATCACTAATACGGACAATTCTTCCTGTATTGCAAACTCACACCGACTTGCGTATCGAAAGTTCACTGAAATTGCTTGTGCTAAGTGGTGAAACTTTTCCTTACACCTTGTGGGAGACGCTTTCAACTATATTACCAAAGACATCAATCTTGAACTTATATGGAAGTACCGAG GTCTCCGGCGATTGTACATATTTTGATTGCAAGAGGATACCATTGGTTTTGAAGgaagaaatgctaacaagtgttccAATAGGTTTACCAATTACTAACTGCAATGTAGTGCTTATTGGTGAAAACGGTGCACCAAATGAGGGTGAGCTATATGTTGGTGGTTCTTGCATATTTAGGGGTTACTACGATGAATCTGATATAATGTCTGAAGGATTTGTAAAATTGCCTCAAAATTATGGTTGTGAAAATTCTGTTGATGTTTTCCAAAGCGAATTATACTTTAGAACTGGTGATTTAGTCAAACAGTTGCCAAGTGGTGATTTTATATTCTTGGGAAGAAAAGACCGTATTGTAAAAGTCCATGGGCAACGTATTTCCCTGGAAGAAGTTGAAAATTTGTTAAGGGAACATCCAAATATAAATGATGCTGCTGTAGTTTGTCGAAATCTTCAAGCAGAGCTTGTGTTTATTGAAGCCTTTATAATATTGAAGGACAAACAACAACTGGGTGAGTTATTGGTACCTGCAATCAGAAGTTGGATGATTAACAAACTTCCATCAGTTTGGCTCCCCAACCGTTTCATCTTTACAGAATCATTTCCCATCTCTTCTAGTGGCAAGGTTAATTATGAGTTGTTGGTTAGCTCAGCATTATTGACCAAGAGTGTCAAGGATAAAGTTGGTAATATTAGCTGCAGCAATCTTCTGCAACTTATTAAAAAG ATATTTCACGATGCTTTGCTGGTTGAAAAGTTATGCAATGACGATGATTTCTTTATTATGGGTGGCAACTCTCTATCTGCTGCACATGTTGCTCACAATTTGGGGATTGACTTGAGATTTCTTTACTACTATCCATCTCCTTTTAAGCTTTGTATGGCTCTTCTCCATAAAAGAGGATCATGCTCTTTGCATAATAGGTTGGATAATTGTTTGCAATTAGACACCGACATACAAAATAACGATTTTTCTTCCAATCTTACTGAAAGTTCATTTCCTCTTGAGTCAAGGATGATTCCCAAAGATAAAGTTGATGTTTTGTTCCCTTTTAAGCGATTAAAAAGGGGTTCTACAGATGTTGTTACATCAGGGGGAGATGAACCGTTTCCTTGGCATTCCCTTGCAATATTCTCATCATCTTCATTTAGCCGCTGCAACAAGGTGTTGTATAAAGGGCAAACTTCTGTAATGGATACACACCAAACAACTTGGTCATCCAATGTTCCAAGAGGAAGCAGAGGTCACATGAAGAGCTTTTGGAAAGTTTACATGGAATCTTGTGTTGATGCTTCACCCATGGTTGTCTCAAAAGGATCAGATTTGTATTTATTCATTGGATCTCACTCACACAAATTTCTCTGCATAAATGTTAGAAG TGGTTCTATGCAGTGGGAGATCAAACTAGAAGGTCGGATTGAATGTACAGCAGCGATTGTTTCTGATTTTTCCCAG GTAGTTGTTGGATGTTACATGGGGAAAATctattttcttgatttttggAATGGACACATCTGTTGGATTTTTCAAACATCTGGTGAG GTTAAATCACAGCCAATTGTAGACACATGCAGACAATTGATCTG GTGTGGCTCGTATGATCATACCTTATACGCTCTCGATTACAAAAATCATTGTTGTGTCTATAAGCTGTCATGTGGAGGCAGTATATACGGATCACCTGCAATTGATGAG GTTCGTGGCTTGCTTTATGTGGCCTCTACTGGTGGTCGTATAACAGCGGTATCAATATCA GGTTCGCCATTTAGTATACTGTGGCTACTTGAATTAGAAGTTCCCGTGTTTGGTTCTCTGGCTGTCACCAAAAATGGAACTG TAATATGTTGCTTGGTAGATGGCCATGTTCTTGCATTGGATCCCAACGGATCTATAGTTTGGAAG AAAACAACTGGTGGTCCAATATTTGCTGGCCCGTGCATACCTTCTGTTAATCCTCACGAG AAATGGAAGTGTGTACTCATTCAAACTG GAAAAGGGAGATCTAATATGGGAATACAACGTTGGAGATCCAATTACTGCATCTGCTTATGTTGA